The genomic window GAGAAGTGAAAAAATGAAAGCTGAAAGAAAAGAGAAAAAGAGAGCGAGAAAAGGATGTATAACAGAAATATCAACGAAGAATAATGCGGAAAAGTAAATAAGAAATCCTATAAAAAGAGCTCGAACGGTACCACCAAGAGCAAATCCTAGAATAATCTCTTTGTAGGTTATGGGGGTAGTAAGCATATCAATAATAGTTCCTGAGAATCGAGGGAAATAAATTCCACTTGATGAAGCGCTGAGAGCATTGGTTACTAATGCCATCATAATAAGTCCTGGAACGATGTACTGACCATATTCTAGGGAATTTTTCATGGAAAGACTTGTTCCTACAGTAGCTCCAAAAACAATAAAATAAAGGAAAGTGGAGAGAGTAGGGGAAATAATGGTCTGAAGAATGACCTGGCGAGTTCTTTGAACTTCTCTATAAAAAATAGCTCCGAGTGCAATAAAATTAAGATATACCATAGAGCCTTATTTCTTTTGGATGAGTTGCATAAATATTTCTTCTAAGGAGCTCGTCTTTGTATCAATGTCACGAACTCGTATATCAAGACTTTTGAGCTCATTAAGAAGAGAGAGAGGAGAATCATTTTCTTTGGTAACGAAAAATCTCAATGTTAGACCTTCATGTATCAATTCGAACTTATGATGTTCGAGTGTTTTAGGAATAGAAAGGAGTGGTGTTTGAAGATGGAGATCGATTCGTTTTTTTCCGAGTTTCTTGAGAAAAGAGGCGGTTTCTCCTACAGCTATTATTTTTCCATTGTCTATAATACCGATTCTATCAGCCATTTCTTCAGCTTCTTTGAGGTAGTGAGTGGTAAGAATTATAGTGGTTCCTTGCTCTTTAAGTTTTTGAATTTCTTGATACATTTCGTGACGAAGCTCTACATCAACTCCGGCAGTAGGTTCGTCAAGAAAAAGTATCTGAGGTTCATTCATAAGCGCTTTCGCTATAAGTACACGACGCTTCATTCCTCCTGAAAGGTTTTTAACTTTTTCTGTTCGCTTGTCCCAAAGAGAAAGTGATGTGAGTGTTTTTTGAATAAGAGGAAGATTTTTTGGCTTTCCATAAAGACCTCTTTGGAAAATAAGTGTCTCCAAAACAGTAGAAAAAATATCAAGAGTAAGTTCTTGAGGAACAACTCCTATATATTGCTTAGCTTTTTGACTTTCATGATCAATATTGTGATCAAATACAGAAATAAATCCAGAAGTTTTTTTGACATAGCCAGTAATACATCCAATAAGTGTTGTTTTGCCAGCACCATTGGGACCAAGAAGTGCAAAAAGTTCACCCTGTTTGATATCGAGAGAGATATCATTGAGGGCATACATTCCTTTGGAATAAGATTTGGTGAGATTTTTTATTGAAATAGCAATATCCATAGCCAAAAAGCTATCACGGTATGAAATATTTGTCGAGAGGGATTTACTTAAAAGAAGAAAAAATAAATCTTTTCAAGAAAGAAAGAAGGGTGTAAAGTGATAGTATAAAGTGTATTATTTATTGGGAAGAATGGAGATTAAAAAATGATAAAGAAGGACTTTAATTCTTGGAGGTTAAAAATAAAATAGATGAAGAAATTTGTGTATTTGTATTGGTAAAATGAAGTAAAAAGTAGAATATAGTAAATTAATTTACATTGTGTATGGATATTGAATGTATTAAAAAATGGTCAAAATCACATAGAATCATAGTGGCTTCCATTATTTTTGTTCTTGTTGTTGTTTTTGTTTTGATAGTAAATAAAAAGAGTAATTTAGGAACATTCTCTTCATACGAACAAGGGCTTTCAGGAAGTACCTATGAAAACGTAGCAGGACAAAGAAAAAATTCTCTTCCTATGGGAGTATCTCCAGAAAATACTTCTTTTGAAAGTTCTCTCGTTTCGGATCAATCTTCCTTGGATGTTCCGGTTTCGCAAAATGAAATCATGATGGGTGTTGAAAAAGAAACCGAACAGCAAAAAATTATCAAAGAAGGAGATCTTACTTTAAAAATAAAAAATGTAGATATTACTTTGGAGGAAATCCGAGGAGTTGTGGAATATCACAAAGGAATTATTTTTGGTACTCAAATAAATAGAGATTCTCAGGGATTGAGAAGGGGTGTGATAACGGTAAAAGTTCCAGTTGATGCTTTTGATGGAGCAATGATTGGTATAAAAGAAAAAGCCTTACTCGTGTTGTATGAGAATACTACGGGACAAGACATAACAGATCAATACGTAGATCTTCAAGCAAGACTCAAAAACAAACAAGCAGAAGAAACTGCCTTTATAAAAATAATGGCAGATGTAAAAGACTCAGATAGTATTATAAAAGTAACCAAAGAACTTTCTCGTGTTCGTGGAGAAATCGAAAGGCTTCAAGCGCAAATTCGCAATCTTGAAGCAAAAACAGATATGTCCACAATAAGAATTACTATTTCTGAAGATCAAGAAATTACATTGACAGATACGTGGCGCCCTTGGCAAGAAGTGAAGGATAGAGTAAATGAATTGTTGGATTCTTTCCGTTCCACAGTGAATTTTTTCATCGTTCTTTTTGTGTGGTTTCTCCCTCTTTTGATTGTTTGGGGAATTATTTTTGTAGGAACATTCTTTCTTGTCCGAAAAATATACAGAAAGTTTTTGCAGAAGAAATAAAAAATTTAAATTCTGAAAACTCGTTTTAAAAATAGAATTCTTTTTGTTTGTTCTTGCGAGGGATAAATGAGCTTTTCTGTGTTTTTTCTGGCTCATAAATAACCAAGAGTGTAGGTGTTTAAAATACTTTAGTTTGAGAAGAGAATGCTTTTTTAAAAAGAATACTCCTTTTTTTAAAGGCATTCTTTTCAAATTGATTTTTGCAGAGTAAAGTAGAAGGGCACTGTTACTAATTTTTGTTTTTCTTGGAATTTTCATGAAAAATTTGGAATTTTTATTATTAAAACAAGAGTGGTCATAGTCTCGAAAATATCTATCAATGCTGAATATTATATGTATGAAATATCAACCTCGAAAAATTGAGAAAAAATGGCAAAAATATTGGGAAGAAAAGAAGACATTCAAAGACTATTCGAAAAAAGAGAAATTTTACGCTTTGGATATGTTTCCCTATCCATCAGGATCAGGTCTTCACGTAGGACACCCTAAAGGATATATCGCAACAGATATTTCTGCGCGTTTTGAAATTTTACGAGGAAAGAGTGTTCTTCATCCGATGGGCTGGGATGCCTTTGGACTTCCCGCAGAAAATTATGCTATCAAAAACAAAATACATCCTAGTGTTGCGGTGAAAGAAAATATAAAAAAATTCAAAGAACAACTTCGAAAAATTGGATTTACGTATGATTGGGATCGAGAAATTAACACAACAGATCCAAAATATTATAGGTTCACGCAATGGATATTTCTTAAAATGTTTGAAAAAGGTCTTGCTTATGAATCCTATGAACCAATTAATTGGTGTCCAGGATGTAAGACAGGTTTGGCAAATGAGGATTTGGAAAATGGATTGTGTGAACGGTGTGGATCTGAAATTGAACAAAAACCAATGCGTCAGTGGGTACTAAAGATGACGGAGTATGCCGATCGACTTCTTGAAGATTTGGATATAAAAGATTTAGATTGGGAAAAATCCATTATAGATCAACAGAAAAATTGGATAGGTCGTTCAGAAGGAGTTGTTGTAAAATTCCCTCTTAGTATTGAGAAAGATGAAGCGACGAAGCAATCCAAAAAAAGTGCGTATGAAGAAGGAATTAATAGTCAAAAAAGTACCCATGATAAAAATTTTATCGAAGTCTTTACGACGCGAGTAGATACTATTTTTGGATGTACCTATATCGTCGTTGCTCCGGAGCATCCTTTGATGAAATCTCTTTCTTCTTGTTCCTCTCGCAAAGAAAAAACTTTAGAAATCTGTATTTCAAATTTGGATGAAGTAAAGCATTATATTGAACAAGCAAAGAAAAAAACGGTGATGCAAAGAACGGAGCTTGCCAAAGAAAAAACGGGAGTTGAGCTTAAAGGAGTGCGAGTAATAAATCCATTCAATGGAGAATCTGTCCCAGTGTTTGTTGCTGATTATGTATTAGGTTCTTATGGTACTGGTGCAGTTATGGCTGTTCCATCTCATGATGATCGGGATTTTGAATTTGCAAAAAAGTATAATCTTCCACTTCGTCAGTCGGTAGCTATTCTTTTTTCGGATTTAGAGGGAAAGGATGCGGTTAGAAAGGATGCTGAAACTGTCCGTCGAAGAACAGCATTTGCTTTTTTAAAGCATTGGTCTGAAGATGCGTATCTTTGTCTTGATTGGGAGAAATTTGGCTGGCATTCAGGAATTATTGGAGGTGTTGAAGATAAAGAACAATTTTTAGATACAGCAAAACGTGAAATTATCGAAGAAACAGGATATCAAAATCCAGAATTTGTTCGTTTTCTTGGAGGAGAAATACATACACATTTTTATGCGGCACATAAAGGAATAAATAGATATGCTGAAGGAAGGGGAATGGTATTTCAACTTAAAAATGATAAATGGAAATCGCCGAAAGAGGAAGAAACTTTGAATCATAAAGCTGTATGGATAACGGGCGATAAAATGAAAAGTTTTTTGAATCTCGAGAATTTTGAATATATGTGGGAGATTCTTTGTGGTAAAAAATCAGAATGTTTTACTGGAGAAGGAGTGCTGGTAGATTCAGGAGAATTCACGGGACTTTCTTCTCAAGAGGCGCGAGAAAAAATGACGAAATGGCTTGAGAAAAAAGAAAATGGAAAAAGAACGGTGAATTATAAAATGAGGGATTGGGTTTTTTCTCGTCAAAGGTATTGGGGCGAGCCCATACCTATTATTCATTGTAAGCAATGTAGGGCTGTGGGAGTTCCTGAGGAACAATTGCCAGTTATACTGCCCGATGTGAACTCTTATGAACCTACAGGAACGGGAGAATCACCTCTTTCTGGGATTGAAAGTTGGGTTAATACCGTATGCCCCAAATGTGGTGGGCCAGCGAAACGTGAGACGAATACAATGCCTCAATGGGCGGGATCATCGTGGTACTATCTTTCTTATATTGTAAAAGTTGATTCTGAATTTCAATTCTCAAATTCTAGTCTTTATAGTCAATGGCTTCCTGTAGATCTTTATGTAGGGGGAGCAGAACATGCGACGAGACATCTTCTTTATGCTAGATTTTGGCATAAATTTTTGTATGACATAGGAATAGTTCCTACGAAAGAGCCTTTCAAAAAATTAGTACATGTGGGGCTTATCAATGCTGCAGATGGTCGCAAAATGAGTAAACGCTGGAATAATGTTATTAATCCTGACGATGTAGTGGCAGAATTTGGCGCCGATTCTTTGCGATTGTATGAAATGTTTATGGGGCCTTTTACACAAAAAATTGCATGGAATACAGAAGGGGTGAGTGGTGTGAGAAGATTTCTTGAAAAAGTTTGGCGACTTGGAGAAAGAGTCTCGATAGATAATCAGCTTGTAATGAAAGATACGACTAAAAACTTGCTTCATAAAACTATTAAAAAAGTAACAGAAGATATTGAAAATTTTCGATTTAATACAGCGATAAGTTCCCTTATGATTCTTTCTCATGATATGGAAAAAGAAAAAGAACTTCCAGGTGAACTGTATAAAATTTTTCTCCTTCTTTTGTCTCCCTTTGCTCCTCATATAGCAGAAGAGCTTTGGGAAAAAATGGGACATAAAACATCTATTTTTCTTGAGTCATGGCCGGAATATAGCAAGGAAAATATACAGGATGCTTATAGCAATTTTGTTTTTCAAGTGAATGGAAAAACTCGAGATATACTTGTATTGAAGACAAATATTTCTGAAGAAGAAATTAAAAATAACGCACTTTCAAATCAGAAAGTA from Candidatus Moraniibacteriota bacterium includes these protein-coding regions:
- a CDS encoding ABC transporter ATP-binding protein gives rise to the protein MDIAISIKNLTKSYSKGMYALNDISLDIKQGELFALLGPNGAGKTTLIGCITGYVKKTSGFISVFDHNIDHESQKAKQYIGVVPQELTLDIFSTVLETLIFQRGLYGKPKNLPLIQKTLTSLSLWDKRTEKVKNLSGGMKRRVLIAKALMNEPQILFLDEPTAGVDVELRHEMYQEIQKLKEQGTTIILTTHYLKEAEEMADRIGIIDNGKIIAVGETASFLKKLGKKRIDLHLQTPLLSIPKTLEHHKFELIHEGLTLRFFVTKENDSPLSLLNELKSLDIRVRDIDTKTSSLEEIFMQLIQKK
- a CDS encoding ABC transporter permease produces the protein MVYLNFIALGAIFYREVQRTRQVILQTIISPTLSTFLYFIVFGATVGTSLSMKNSLEYGQYIVPGLIMMALVTNALSASSSGIYFPRFSGTIIDMLTTPITYKEIILGFALGGTVRALFIGFLIYFSALFFVDISVIHPFLALFFSFLSAFIFSLLGVLVGIWAKNFEQLSLFPLLIVMPLSFTGGIFYSIEMLPSYWQKILLFNPLYYMIDGLRFSMFGIATTDPYLSSFVMIGLIAALWQILAHLFSKGYGMKV
- a CDS encoding class I tRNA ligase family protein, with amino-acid sequence MKYQPRKIEKKWQKYWEEKKTFKDYSKKEKFYALDMFPYPSGSGLHVGHPKGYIATDISARFEILRGKSVLHPMGWDAFGLPAENYAIKNKIHPSVAVKENIKKFKEQLRKIGFTYDWDREINTTDPKYYRFTQWIFLKMFEKGLAYESYEPINWCPGCKTGLANEDLENGLCERCGSEIEQKPMRQWVLKMTEYADRLLEDLDIKDLDWEKSIIDQQKNWIGRSEGVVVKFPLSIEKDEATKQSKKSAYEEGINSQKSTHDKNFIEVFTTRVDTIFGCTYIVVAPEHPLMKSLSSCSSRKEKTLEICISNLDEVKHYIEQAKKKTVMQRTELAKEKTGVELKGVRVINPFNGESVPVFVADYVLGSYGTGAVMAVPSHDDRDFEFAKKYNLPLRQSVAILFSDLEGKDAVRKDAETVRRRTAFAFLKHWSEDAYLCLDWEKFGWHSGIIGGVEDKEQFLDTAKREIIEETGYQNPEFVRFLGGEIHTHFYAAHKGINRYAEGRGMVFQLKNDKWKSPKEEETLNHKAVWITGDKMKSFLNLENFEYMWEILCGKKSECFTGEGVLVDSGEFTGLSSQEAREKMTKWLEKKENGKRTVNYKMRDWVFSRQRYWGEPIPIIHCKQCRAVGVPEEQLPVILPDVNSYEPTGTGESPLSGIESWVNTVCPKCGGPAKRETNTMPQWAGSSWYYLSYIVKVDSEFQFSNSSLYSQWLPVDLYVGGAEHATRHLLYARFWHKFLYDIGIVPTKEPFKKLVHVGLINAADGRKMSKRWNNVINPDDVVAEFGADSLRLYEMFMGPFTQKIAWNTEGVSGVRRFLEKVWRLGERVSIDNQLVMKDTTKNLLHKTIKKVTEDIENFRFNTAISSLMILSHDMEKEKELPGELYKIFLLLLSPFAPHIAEELWEKMGHKTSIFLESWPEYSKENIQDAYSNFVFQVNGKTRDILVLKTNISEEEIKNNALSNQKVQKFIEGKEIRKIIFVKGKLINIVV
- a CDS encoding DUF4349 domain-containing protein, whose protein sequence is MDIECIKKWSKSHRIIVASIIFVLVVVFVLIVNKKSNLGTFSSYEQGLSGSTYENVAGQRKNSLPMGVSPENTSFESSLVSDQSSLDVPVSQNEIMMGVEKETEQQKIIKEGDLTLKIKNVDITLEEIRGVVEYHKGIIFGTQINRDSQGLRRGVITVKVPVDAFDGAMIGIKEKALLVLYENTTGQDITDQYVDLQARLKNKQAEETAFIKIMADVKDSDSIIKVTKELSRVRGEIERLQAQIRNLEAKTDMSTIRITISEDQEITLTDTWRPWQEVKDRVNELLDSFRSTVNFFIVLFVWFLPLLIVWGIIFVGTFFLVRKIYRKFLQKK